A stretch of the Marasmius oreades isolate 03SP1 chromosome 8, whole genome shotgun sequence genome encodes the following:
- a CDS encoding uncharacterized protein (BUSCO:EOG092653KS) → MTSFIRTFARVCPSSGLTKRSLFVFSRYAFNTPSKVSPTGPLAHSHILRPFHTSPATSATMNQAMKRKKKPLRRTALTASPLLERCPQKKGVCTQIMIRTPKKPNSAKRKVARVKLTNGESVMAYIQGEGHNLQEHSVVLVRGGRVKDLPGVKYHLVRGALDFGGVPGRMTARSRYGAKKPKK, encoded by the exons ATGACCTCCTTCATTCGAACATTCGCTCGAGTATGCCCAAGTTCTGGTCTCACGAAGAGGAGCTTGTTCGTTTTCTCCCGTTACGCTTTTAATACACCCTCCAAGGTTTCTCCAACTGGTCCCCTCGCTCATTCCCATATCCTCCGGCCTTTCCACACCTCTCCTGCTACCTCAGCGACTATGAATCAAGCTATGAAACGCAAAAAGAAACCCCTGCGTAGGACCGCCCTAACGGCCTCCCCTTTACTAGAGAGATGTCCACAGAAAAAAGGCGTTTGCACTCAGATAATGATTCGGACACCAAAGAAACCCAATTCAGCCAAGCGGAAAGTTGCGAGAGTCAAGTTAACGAATGGAGAGTCGGTCATGGCGTATATTCAGGGAGAGGGACATAATTTGCAAGAGCACAGTGTTGTGTTAGTTAGAGGAGGTCGTGTGAAGGATTTGCCTGGAGTGAA ATACCATCTTGTTCGTGGGGCCTTGGACTTTGGTGGTGTACCTGGGAGGATGACGGCTAGAAGTAGATACGG GGCGAAGAAACCGAAGAAGTAG